A single genomic interval of Balaenoptera musculus isolate JJ_BM4_2016_0621 chromosome 14, mBalMus1.pri.v3, whole genome shotgun sequence harbors:
- the DIABLO gene encoding diablo homolog, mitochondrial isoform X2, protein MAALRSWLSRSVASFFRYKQRVPVVANCEKRCFSELIRPWHKAVAAGFGVALCAVPIAQKPEPHSLSNDALTRRAVSLVTDSTSTFLSQTTYALIEAITEYTKEEDEVWQVIIGARVEMTSKQQEYLKLETTWMTAVSLSEMAAEAAYQTGADQASVTARSHIQLVRSQVQEVRQLSQKAETKLAEAQTEELRQKTQEEGDERAEPEQAAYLRED, encoded by the exons ATGGCGGCTCTACGGAGTTGGCTGTCGCGGAGCGTAGCCTCCTTCTTCAG GTACAAACAGCGTGTGCCAGTCGTGGCTAACTGTGAGAAGCGCTGTTTCTCGGAATTGATAAGACCATGGCACAAAGCTGTGGCTGCTGGATTTGGGGTAGCCCTGTGTGCAGTTCCTATTGCACAG AAACCGGAGCCTCATTCTCTTAGTAATGATGCATTAACGAGGAGGGCTGTGTCTTTGGTAACAGATAGCACCTCTACCTTTCTCTCTCAGACCACATATGCATTGATTGAAGCAATCACTGAATATACTAAG GAGGAAGATGAAGTGTGGCAGGTGATCATAGGAGCCAGAGTTGAG ATGACTTCAAAACAGCAAGAGTACTTGAAGTTGGAAACCACCTGGATGACTGCAGTTAGTCTTTCAGAGATGGCAGCAGAAGCTGCATACCAAACTG GAGCGGACCAGGCATCTGTAACCGCCAGGAGTCATATCCAGCTGGTGAGATCGCAGGTGCAGGAGGTGCGCCAGCTTTCCCAGAAAGCAGAAACCAAGTTGGCAGAAGCACAGACAGAAGAACTCCGACAGAAAACACAGGAGGAAGGCGATGAGAGGGCCGAGCCGGAGCAGGCGGCCTACCTGCGTGAGGACTGA
- the DIABLO gene encoding diablo homolog, mitochondrial isoform X1, whose amino-acid sequence MAALRSWLSRSVASFFRYKQRVPVVANCEKRCFSELIRPWHKAVAAGFGVALCAVPIAQKPEPHSLSNDALTRRAVSLVTDSTSTFLSQTTYALIEAITEYTKAVYILISLYRQYTSLLGKMNSQEEDEVWQVIIGARVEMTSKQQEYLKLETTWMTAVSLSEMAAEAAYQTGADQASVTARSHIQLVRSQVQEVRQLSQKAETKLAEAQTEELRQKTQEEGDERAEPEQAAYLRED is encoded by the exons ATGGCGGCTCTACGGAGTTGGCTGTCGCGGAGCGTAGCCTCCTTCTTCAG GTACAAACAGCGTGTGCCAGTCGTGGCTAACTGTGAGAAGCGCTGTTTCTCGGAATTGATAAGACCATGGCACAAAGCTGTGGCTGCTGGATTTGGGGTAGCCCTGTGTGCAGTTCCTATTGCACAG AAACCGGAGCCTCATTCTCTTAGTAATGATGCATTAACGAGGAGGGCTGTGTCTTTGGTAACAGATAGCACCTCTACCTTTCTCTCTCAGACCACATATGCATTGATTGAAGCAATCACTGAATATACTAAG GCTGTTTATATCTTAATTTCTCTGTACCGACAATACACAAGTTTACTTGGGAAAATGAATTCACAGGAGGAAGATGAAGTGTGGCAGGTGATCATAGGAGCCAGAGTTGAG ATGACTTCAAAACAGCAAGAGTACTTGAAGTTGGAAACCACCTGGATGACTGCAGTTAGTCTTTCAGAGATGGCAGCAGAAGCTGCATACCAAACTG GAGCGGACCAGGCATCTGTAACCGCCAGGAGTCATATCCAGCTGGTGAGATCGCAGGTGCAGGAGGTGCGCCAGCTTTCCCAGAAAGCAGAAACCAAGTTGGCAGAAGCACAGACAGAAGAACTCCGACAGAAAACACAGGAGGAAGGCGATGAGAGGGCCGAGCCGGAGCAGGCGGCCTACCTGCGTGAGGACTGA